One genomic segment of Leptospira perdikensis includes these proteins:
- a CDS encoding chitobiase/beta-hexosaminidase C-terminal domain-containing protein — protein sequence MRNKIYSLLFFFILMSHCALIPGTNPQTDSNIFVLLFGLLGGSPSSAQNLTPGTAIDLSGDGKPDGTLIDSDGDGVSDGINLTGGTTPNLLLLDTNGDGIPDAVDTNGDGLPDYYISPNPPGFLTTAPGGTGNPVVIIVDTNGNPLGFDTDGDGTPNDTTIVTILNDTTPPTITSSLLTGTFSTTQTTTLTCADNKAAGSIVYTLDGAIPSFLPKTGTIIAKSSQAVSLSTEGTHTLQAICRDLAGNVSAPISIVYTIDTKIPALTIVGQSSGAISASAGAISSSTATWKSDRSGSFTVREGSSCDTGTIATTGTATANVDQGFVRSHSNFTGEGTKTYRICVTASNGLTGFVSVSLQRDDTAPVVTADPGAGYYGVATSVSLSCTDTGGSGCDGIAYAFQVGSAPTNPAIQGTTGTVSSGTLYTSAITMADGAVTYTKFVARDKAGNVSGVSSANYTVDTQVATITVNSYTAAINGSSNVSLSWQSSKAGSYQIRLGGSNCSNGTALTNTGSNANVSGNVSATTDITSAIANSLFVEGDNTIRICVANLIGSFGSTTRTTKKDTAAPVLTMASPSGSGPFVSGTQLQLSCSDTGGSGCDKIIYTLNGTEPTFDGSGAITNGSVYTTPVALSNGSNQVKYLARDLAGNLSTSGNASFYVGPPDAPAIVEAQAGGTSALVQWWPVTGATSYTVYYSTSPGVTTASSSFGPVTSPNATITGLTGNTLYYFRVRASSSGGNSAVSLLEAGAYTTTTAPGTSVTGTHVDISAGQGSTSSRYSNTVIDTLNGKLLVVTTNFTNNAKASLFRCNLDGTSCTHTDISAGQGTNSGMDPSPVVDNFNEKLLVVTQNNSNNGKLSLSRCNLDGTSCSHTDISVGQGTNSAGRPNAIIDAINRKLLVLTYNVANNGKLSLFRCNLDGTSCSHSDISAGQGTNSGARPNAVIDAVNGKLLVATYNAANSGKPSLFRCNLDGTSCSHSDISAGQGTDSGSNAKANIDSINGKVLVATYNAANNGKLSLFRCNLDGTSCSHTDISVGQGTDSGMEPKAVIDRMNGKLLVVTRNNANDKKPSLFRCNLDGTSCTHTDISAGQGTGSGIEPSIAMNPLNGRLLVVTVNEANTFKPSLFIW from the coding sequence TGGAACCCTGATTGATTCTGATGGTGATGGTGTTTCCGATGGAATCAATCTCACAGGCGGCACAACACCTAACCTTCTCTTACTCGATACGAATGGGGATGGAATTCCGGACGCCGTAGACACAAATGGGGATGGATTACCTGACTATTACATTAGTCCAAACCCTCCTGGTTTTCTCACCACAGCTCCTGGGGGAACAGGAAATCCTGTGGTCATCATCGTGGATACAAATGGAAACCCACTCGGTTTCGATACAGACGGAGATGGAACACCGAATGATACAACCATTGTCACCATTTTAAATGACACGACTCCCCCAACCATCACCAGTTCTTTGTTAACCGGAACTTTTTCCACCACTCAAACAACAACTCTCACTTGTGCGGACAATAAGGCTGCCGGTTCCATCGTTTATACATTAGATGGGGCGATTCCTTCATTTCTACCAAAAACGGGAACCATCATTGCAAAATCTTCCCAAGCTGTTTCTCTTTCTACAGAAGGAACTCATACCCTCCAGGCAATTTGTCGTGACCTAGCAGGAAACGTTTCTGCACCGATTAGCATTGTTTATACGATCGACACCAAAATTCCAGCGCTTACCATTGTGGGCCAGTCTTCAGGGGCGATCAGTGCCAGTGCTGGAGCCATTAGCAGCTCTACGGCAACCTGGAAATCGGATCGTTCTGGTTCGTTTACGGTTCGCGAGGGAAGTTCTTGTGATACGGGAACCATTGCCACGACCGGTACAGCTACAGCAAACGTAGACCAAGGATTTGTTCGTTCTCATTCCAATTTTACTGGAGAAGGTACAAAGACTTACCGCATTTGTGTGACAGCTTCCAATGGACTCACTGGATTTGTTTCTGTCAGTCTCCAAAGAGATGATACGGCACCCGTTGTGACTGCTGATCCTGGGGCAGGATATTATGGAGTGGCCACTTCCGTTTCTCTTTCTTGTACCGATACCGGAGGAAGTGGCTGTGATGGAATCGCCTACGCTTTCCAAGTGGGATCGGCTCCTACAAACCCCGCCATCCAAGGGACAACAGGAACCGTCAGTAGCGGTACTTTGTATACATCTGCCATAACCATGGCCGATGGTGCTGTCACCTATACAAAGTTTGTGGCCCGTGACAAAGCGGGAAATGTTTCTGGTGTCAGTTCAGCAAACTATACAGTGGACACGCAAGTAGCCACCATCACTGTGAATTCATATACAGCTGCGATCAATGGGTCGTCGAATGTTTCCCTCAGTTGGCAAAGTTCTAAGGCTGGTTCCTACCAAATTCGTTTGGGTGGGTCTAACTGTTCGAACGGAACGGCTCTCACAAATACTGGCTCCAATGCGAATGTTTCGGGAAATGTTTCTGCAACAACAGACATCACTTCAGCCATCGCCAACTCTCTGTTTGTGGAAGGAGATAATACCATTCGTATCTGTGTGGCAAATTTAATCGGCAGCTTCGGTTCGACCACACGTACAACAAAAAAAGATACCGCGGCTCCCGTCCTAACCATGGCCTCTCCTTCTGGTTCTGGACCTTTTGTCTCGGGAACCCAACTCCAACTCAGTTGTTCCGACACGGGTGGCAGTGGATGTGATAAAATCATTTACACACTAAATGGCACAGAACCGACGTTTGACGGAAGTGGGGCTATCACCAATGGATCAGTTTATACAACACCCGTGGCACTTTCCAATGGTAGCAACCAAGTGAAATACTTAGCTCGTGACTTGGCCGGAAACTTAAGCACTTCTGGAAACGCTAGTTTCTATGTAGGCCCACCAGATGCTCCCGCCATAGTGGAGGCGCAAGCTGGAGGAACGAGTGCTCTTGTACAATGGTGGCCAGTAACGGGAGCCACATCGTACACAGTGTACTATAGCACAAGTCCGGGTGTGACTACGGCATCGTCAAGTTTTGGGCCTGTGACATCTCCCAATGCAACTATTACCGGGCTTACAGGCAATACTTTGTATTACTTTAGAGTGCGCGCAAGTAGTAGCGGAGGAAATAGTGCAGTATCGTTATTAGAAGCAGGGGCCTATACAACAACGACAGCACCTGGAACAAGTGTCACAGGAACCCATGTAGATATTTCTGCAGGACAAGGAAGTACTTCAAGTCGTTATTCTAATACTGTCATCGATACCCTAAACGGAAAGTTATTGGTGGTGACTACAAACTTTACAAACAATGCTAAGGCCAGTTTGTTTCGTTGTAATCTTGATGGAACTAGTTGTACCCACACCGATATCTCGGCGGGACAAGGAACTAACTCAGGTATGGATCCGAGCCCAGTCGTCGATAACTTCAACGAGAAACTTCTAGTGGTTACCCAAAATAATAGCAACAACGGTAAACTCAGTTTATCCCGATGTAACCTCGATGGAACTAGCTGTTCCCACACAGATATCTCTGTTGGACAAGGAACGAATTCCGCAGGTAGGCCAAATGCCATAATCGATGCTATCAATAGAAAGTTATTGGTTTTGACATATAATGTGGCCAACAATGGTAAACTCAGCTTATTTCGTTGTAACTTAGATGGAACTAGCTGTTCTCATTCCGATATCTCGGCAGGACAAGGAACGAATTCTGGAGCTAGGCCGAATGCTGTAATCGACGCTGTAAATGGAAAGTTATTGGTTGCCACATACAATGCGGCCAACAGTGGCAAACCCAGTTTATTTCGTTGTAACTTAGATGGAACTAGCTGTTCCCATTCCGATATCTCGGCGGGACAAGGAACTGATTCAGGATCAAATGCTAAGGCCAATATCGATAGTATCAACGGAAAGGTACTGGTTGCCACATACAATGCGGCCAACAATGGTAAACTCAGTTTATTCCGATGTAATCTCGATGGAACTAGCTGTTCCCACACAGATATCTCTGTTGGACAAGGAACTGATTCAGGTATGGAGCCTAAAGCAGTGATTGATCGGATGAATGGTAAATTATTAGTAGTGACCCGAAACAATGCCAATGATAAGAAACCAAGTTTATTCCGATGTAACTTAGATGGAACTAGCTGTACCCACACAGATATCTCGGCGGGACAAGGAACTGGTTCCGGTATCGAGCCAAGCATTGCTATGAATCCATTGAATGGAAGACTACTGGTAGTGACAGTGAACGAAGCCAACACTTTCAAACCTTCCCTCTTCATCTGGTAA